The following are encoded in a window of Geobacter metallireducens GS-15 genomic DNA:
- the tssB gene encoding type VI secretion system contractile sheath small subunit → MSKEASVAPKERVNIVYRPASDGAAEEVELPLKMLVMGDFTGTPDERPVEKRDPVAIDKETFNDVMKAQGISLNIAVPNRLAGEAGDELPVNLKVESLKDFGPEAVVEQVPEMKRLLELREALRALKGPLSNVPDFRRKIQELITDDAARAKLLAEIGIEEG, encoded by the coding sequence ATGTCGAAAGAAGCATCCGTAGCACCGAAGGAACGGGTCAATATCGTCTACCGTCCGGCCTCGGACGGCGCTGCCGAAGAGGTTGAGCTGCCGCTGAAAATGCTCGTTATGGGGGACTTTACCGGCACCCCCGACGAACGCCCCGTCGAGAAGCGGGACCCCGTCGCCATCGACAAGGAGACCTTCAACGACGTCATGAAGGCCCAGGGGATCTCCCTGAACATCGCCGTCCCCAACCGGCTCGCCGGCGAGGCCGGGGACGAGCTGCCGGTGAACCTGAAGGTTGAGTCACTCAAGGACTTCGGCCCCGAGGCGGTGGTGGAGCAGGTCCCCGAGATGAAGCGGCTCCTGGAGCTGCGGGAGGCCCTGCGGGCCCTCAAGGGGCCGCTTTCCAACGTTCCCGACTTCCGGAGGAAGATCCAGGAACTGATCACCGACGACGCGGCCCGGGCCAAGCTTCTGGCTGAAATCGGCATCGAGGAAGGGTAA